A single Cryptococcus deuterogattii R265 chromosome 2, complete sequence DNA region contains:
- a CDS encoding U3 small nucleolar RNA-associated protein 21 — protein sequence MTTSVEHPTKKRQKKQVKSPESAAGPSQQPSSPGRLFAPFRALGYVTDHVPFAMFVHTPSGALATPTVNITTSVGRSWLMWDASRMTLVFAGADTGNQINGLTMTGTDIYASSGSRVLKYHRGKEVASFLSPDGSTLGQMLIFGDDFLVLKKDGTGMFVFDLATRHLRNQIAFHSSFTASSIMHPATYLNKVLVGSREGELQLWNVRTCALVHSFPHPTPSNPSPITTIVQTPAVDVVGIGHLDGSIRIQDIKHGDLVMQMKIEDGAVSSMSFRMDGPSILATASSTGSISIWDLNKGGRILHTLRGAHDQSISGLQWVSGQPLLISSSFDNSVKQWLCDSPTGMPRLLKLRGGHHAPPTCVRYYGEDGKQILTAGKDRALRYTSVVRDSRSFELSQGSLVKKAIGLGVTVDHLKFPPITAISSSSMRSKDWEDVLTAHSEDAVARTWRVQEKRLGPWTFELEDGYAQSVCVTACGNFGFAGSSTGEIRMWNMQSGKERKSFALTGAAPGNSKPKIISQSKGAVKAKVEKAERTKGNKSVQAITGLVTDALNTTVVASTLEGKLHFFDFHSTKKLDEIQLESSITAISLNRDSGLLAVICDDLVIRLVDIESRRVVRELRGFKGRILDVAFTPDSRWVIATSLDSIIRTYDIPTGKLVDAFKTSSIATSVTFSPTGDFLATAHVDSVGVYLWANRAQFTDVALRHLEEDNDIVEVGLPTVQGLDADADIEGIEDVGAPEFTDIYTTPDQIDDSLVTLSLIPRSRWQMLLNLETIKQRNKPKEAPKAPEKAPFFLPTISGLETQFDLSAVDKNQTEEELRKGKRLELDGSWLESEFTRRLSGEDETGSYNAFFEYMKALPPSTLDLEIRSLISLAHLSSFINALTQRLKSHRDYEAIQAIMSVFLRVHGDMLIANAELKESLEELKVEQERESKRLRELVGYALGTLGFLRGT from the exons ATGACCACATCAGTAGAGCATCCGACCAAAAAGCGCCAAAAGAAGCAGGTTAAATCCCCCGAATCTGCTGCCGGGCCATCGCAGcaaccctcctcccccggCCGCCTCTTCGCGCCTTTCAGAGCTCTGGGCTATGTCACAGATCACGTACCCTTCGCGATGTTTGTTCACACTCCTAGTGGAGCGCTTGCTACACCTACTGTGAACATAACGACGTCAGTGGGGAGAAGCTGGCTGATGTGGGATGCGTCAAGGATGACTTTAGTATTCGCTG GGGCTGATACCGGAAACCAAATAAATGGTTTGACGATGACTGGAACAGACATATATGCCTCCTCTGGCTCCAGAGTCCTCAAGTACCACCGAGGCAAGGAA GtggcttcttttctctctccagaTGGGTCGACTCTGGGACAGATGTTAATTTTTGGTGATGATTTCCTGGTCCTCAAAAAAGACGGCACAGGAATGTTCGTGTTTGATTTGGCGACTCGGC ATCTGAGGAATCAGATTGCTTTTCATAGTTCATTCACGGCATCTTCGATAATGCATCCCGCCACCTATCTGAACAAAGTCCTGGTAGGCAGTAGAGAGGGTGAATTGCAGTTGTGGAATGTCCGAACATG TGCCCTTGTCcactcttttcctcatcccaCCCCATCCAACCCCTCTCCTATAACTACCATTGTACAAACGCCTGCTGTTGATGTTGTTGGTATTGGTCATCTCGATGGATCCATCCGAATCCAAGACATCAAACATGGCGATTTAGTCATGCAAATGAAGATTGAGGATGGTGCAGTGTCCTCAATGTCATTTCGAATGG ACGGGCCGTCAATCTTGGCCACCGCATCTTCAACTGGTTCAATATCTATTTGGGATCTCAACAAGGGTGGAAGGATATTGCACACCCTTCGGGGTGCACATGATCAGAGTATCAGCGGCCTTCAATGGGTTTCTGGGCAGCCTTTGCTGATATCTTCCAGTTTCGACAACAGTGTCAAG CAATGGCTCTGTGATTCTCCGACTGGGATGCCAAGACTACTCAAGCTGCGCGGTGGTCATCACGCCCCTCCAACTTGTGTTAGATATTAcggggaagatggaaaacAGATTTTGACAGCTGGTAAAGACCGGGCTCTTAGGTACACCAGTGTCGTTCGGGACTCTCGAAGTTTCGAGCTCTCCCAAG GTTCATTGGTGAAAAAGGCTATCGGTCTTGGAGTAACCGTTGACCACCTCAAATTCCCCCCAATCACTGCCATCTCGAGCTCGTCCATGCGCTCCAAAGATTGGGAGGACGTTCTCACCGCTCATTCTGAGGATGCCGTTGCTCGCACCTGGCGTGTCCAAGAAAAACGTCTGGGCCCATGGACttttgagcttgaagatggtTATGCTCAGTCGGTATGCGTCACCGCTTGTGGTAATTTTGGCTTTGCAGGATCTTCCACTGGAGAAATTAGGATGTGGAACATGCAGTCTGGGAAAGAGCGCAAATCTTTTGCTCTTACGGGCGCCGCGCCTGGTAACTCGAAACCTAAAATTATCTCGCAAAGCAAAGGCGCTGTGAAGGCAAAAGTAGAGAAGGCTGAAAGAACTAAGGGCAATAAGTCTGTACAGGCTATCACAGGCCTTGTAACAGATGCGTTGAACACCACGGTTGTTGCCAGTACGCTTGAAGGAAAACTTCAC TTCTTTGACTTTCATAGCACTAAAAAACTAGACGAAATACAATTAGAGTCTTCTATAACAGCCATCTCCCTCAATCGCGACAGCGGGCTACTTGCGGTGATCTGCGATGATCTGGTTATTCGTCTCGTTGACATAGAATCCCGCAGAGTCGTTCGAGAACTAAGAGGTTTCAAAGGTCGTATCCTTGATGTCGCCTTTACACCCGATTCCCGTTGGGTGATTGCCACTTCTCTTGATTCTATCATTCGTACCTACGATATTCCTACTGGTAAACTTGTTGACGCGTTCAAAACATCTTCCATCGCTACCAGCGTGACATTTTCTCCTACCGGGGACTTTTTGGCTACAGCCCATGTCGACAGTGTGGGAGTCTATCTTTGGGCAAACAGGGCCCAGTTTACAGATGTGGCATTGAGGCAtcttgaggaggataaTGACATCGTCGAGGTGGGATTGCCCACAGTTCAGGGATTGGATGCAGACGCCG ATATCGAGGGTATCGAGGATGTCGGTGCACCGGAGTTTACAGACATCTATACCACTCCTGATCAAATTGACGACTCGTTGGTCACGCTCTCTCTTATACCCAGGTCAAGATGGCAAATGCTTCTCAATCTCGAGACCATAAAA CAACGGAACAAACCTAAAGAGGCTCCAAAAGCGCCTGAAAAGgctcccttcttcttgcccacCATAAGCGGACTTGAGACTCAGTTCGATTTGTCCGCCGTTGATAAGAACCagacagaggaagaactcCGTAAGGGGAAGAGACTGGAACTGGATGGTAGCTGGTTAGAAAGCGAATTCACAAGAAGATTAAgtggggaggatgagacTGGAAGCT ACAACGCGTTTTTTGAGTACATGAAGGCCCTGCCTCCCTCCACTCTCGACCTTGAAATTCGATCGCTCATCTCTCTCGCCCACCTTTCCTCATTTATCAATGCGCTCACCCAACGACTCAAATCACACCGAGATTATGAAGCCATCCAGGCCATCATGTCTGTCTTTTTGAGAGTGCACGGCGATATGTTGATCGCCAATGCGGAGTTAAAGGAAAGCcttgaagagctgaaggtggagcaagaaagagaaagtaAAAGGCTGAGAGAACTTGTGGGGTATGCTTTGGGGACCTTGGGTTTCCTTCGTGGCACTTGA